A genomic region of Candidatus Eremiobacteraceae bacterium contains the following coding sequences:
- a CDS encoding cysteine synthase A — MRNDLFETVGGTPLVRLTSLSNALGRTILGKAEFLNPGGSVKDRAAKAIIEDAERSGRLQSGGTIVEGTAGNTGIALALLGNARGYRTVIVIPDDQSHEKIDLLRALGADVRVVPSAPFTDDANYYHVARRAAEAISGAVWADQFNNAANWRGHYATTGPEIYEETGGRLQTFVCACGTGGTFAGVSKYLKEKDPSIQAIVADPMGSALYAYVRCGALDVVGDSVSEGIGIKRITDNFKAAVPDGACRIDDRTMVEMAHYLVRSEGLLLGGSAALNVAAAARLSRDLPRGSVVVTVLCDGGARYMSRLYNPAWLAENDLLPVCQDLDFL, encoded by the coding sequence ATGCGCAACGATCTGTTTGAAACCGTGGGCGGCACGCCGCTCGTGCGGCTGACATCGCTATCCAATGCTCTCGGCCGGACGATTCTCGGCAAGGCTGAATTCCTGAATCCCGGCGGGTCAGTCAAGGATCGAGCGGCGAAGGCGATCATCGAGGACGCCGAGCGGAGCGGCCGTCTCCAGTCGGGCGGCACGATCGTAGAAGGAACCGCGGGCAACACGGGCATCGCGCTCGCGCTTCTCGGCAATGCGCGCGGTTACCGCACGGTCATCGTCATCCCGGACGATCAGTCACACGAGAAGATCGACCTCTTGCGGGCACTGGGCGCCGACGTTCGCGTCGTTCCCTCGGCGCCGTTCACGGACGACGCCAACTATTATCACGTCGCGCGCCGCGCGGCCGAAGCGATTTCCGGCGCCGTGTGGGCAGATCAATTCAACAATGCCGCGAATTGGCGCGGGCACTACGCGACTACCGGGCCGGAGATCTACGAAGAGACCGGTGGCCGGCTCCAGACCTTCGTGTGTGCGTGCGGCACGGGCGGCACCTTCGCGGGAGTTTCGAAGTATCTCAAGGAGAAAGATCCGTCGATTCAAGCGATCGTCGCCGACCCGATGGGTTCGGCGCTTTACGCGTACGTTCGATGCGGCGCGTTGGACGTCGTCGGCGATTCGGTCAGCGAAGGCATCGGCATCAAGCGGATCACCGACAACTTCAAAGCCGCGGTTCCCGACGGCGCATGCCGGATCGACGATCGAACGATGGTTGAGATGGCACACTATCTCGTCCGCTCGGAAGGCTTGCTGCTCGGCGGCTCGGCGGCGCTGAACGTCGCGGCTGCGGCGCGCTTGAGCCGGGACCTGCCGCGCGGCAGCGTTGTCGTGACCGTTTTGTGCGACGGCGGCGCGCGCTATATGTCGCGCCTCTACAACCCCGCATGGCTCGCGGAAAACGACCTCCTTCCGGTCTGTCAGGACCTGGACTTTCTCTAA
- the trxB gene encoding thioredoxin-disulfide reductase translates to MSDEIRKVIIIGSGPAGLTAAIYAARAELSPLVFAGGLYGGQLMLTTDVENYPGFPEGIQGPELMERFRAQAERFGAEIINEDVVSVDFKHDVKRVSTDAGDFRASTVVVATGASALWLGLESETRLRGKGVSTCATCDGAFFKEKDITVVGGGDTALEEALFLTRFGKRVTIVHRRDHLRASKIMQARGQAHPKIHFLWNARVREIVGDRHVEGVIVEDTRTGALMEHPTDAVFVAIGHQPNTSVFAGQLILDSRGYIESPDGVSTSSPGVFVGGDVQDRHYRQAITAAGLGCRAAMRAEQYLEAQEAKEAAVR, encoded by the coding sequence GTGTCCGACGAGATACGAAAAGTCATCATCATCGGGTCCGGCCCTGCCGGTTTGACCGCCGCGATCTATGCCGCGCGCGCGGAGTTGTCGCCGCTCGTCTTCGCAGGCGGACTTTATGGCGGGCAGTTGATGCTCACGACCGATGTTGAGAACTATCCGGGATTTCCCGAGGGCATCCAAGGCCCCGAACTCATGGAGCGTTTTCGCGCACAAGCCGAACGGTTCGGCGCCGAGATCATCAACGAAGACGTCGTCTCGGTCGATTTCAAACACGATGTCAAACGCGTCTCGACCGACGCCGGCGATTTCCGCGCGTCGACCGTCGTGGTCGCGACCGGGGCATCGGCGCTCTGGCTCGGACTCGAAAGCGAAACGCGGCTTCGCGGCAAAGGCGTTTCCACGTGCGCGACGTGCGACGGTGCGTTCTTCAAGGAGAAAGACATCACGGTCGTCGGCGGCGGCGACACGGCGCTCGAGGAAGCGCTTTTCTTGACTCGCTTCGGCAAGCGCGTGACGATCGTGCATCGGCGCGACCATCTCCGCGCATCGAAGATCATGCAAGCGCGCGGCCAAGCTCACCCAAAGATCCACTTCTTGTGGAATGCGCGCGTCCGGGAAATCGTCGGCGATCGCCACGTCGAAGGCGTGATAGTGGAAGACACGCGCACCGGCGCTCTGATGGAGCATCCAACCGACGCGGTTTTTGTTGCGATCGGGCACCAGCCGAACACGTCCGTCTTTGCGGGACAATTGATTCTCGATTCGCGCGGCTACATCGAATCGCCCGACGGCGTATCCACGAGTTCCCCAGGCGTCTTCGTCGGCGGCGACGTTCAGGATCGCCACTATCGCCAGGCGATCACGGCGGCCGGATTGGGTTGCCGGGCGGCCATGCGCGCCGAACAATATCTCGAGGCCCAGGAGGCGAAGGAGGCGGCCGTTCGCTGA
- a CDS encoding NADH-quinone oxidoreductase subunit B family protein, with product MEMSPHQPYITTKLDEFTAWARTSAIWPMTMGLACCAIEMMSIVSPRYDTSRFGAEVFRSSPRQSDLMIVSGRVSNKMAPILRQLYDQMPDPKWVISMGACASSGGIFDNYAVLPGVDRILPVDVYVPGCPPSPDAVIFAIMQLRKQIEAGGKALVLAKNA from the coding sequence ATGGAGATGAGCCCGCACCAGCCGTACATCACGACCAAGCTCGACGAGTTCACGGCTTGGGCGCGGACGTCCGCGATCTGGCCCATGACGATGGGCCTTGCGTGCTGTGCCATCGAGATGATGTCGATCGTCTCGCCGCGCTACGACACGTCGCGGTTCGGCGCCGAAGTGTTCCGTTCGTCCCCGCGTCAGAGCGACCTCATGATCGTCTCCGGCCGCGTCTCGAACAAGATGGCCCCGATCCTGCGCCAGCTTTACGATCAGATGCCCGATCCGAAGTGGGTCATCTCGATGGGGGCGTGTGCGTCCTCCGGCGGCATCTTCGATAACTATGCGGTCTTGCCGGGTGTCGACCGAATCCTCCCGGTTGACGTCTACGTGCCCGGCTGCCCGCCAAGCCCCGATGCCGTGATCTTCGCGATCATGCAGCTGCGTAAACAGATCGAAGCCGGCGGCAAAGCGCTGGTACTTGCCAAGAATGCCTGA
- a CDS encoding transposase, with translation MPKHKKLTRLSGFDYSAPRSYFVTMCVLGRQKIFGKPKAAGIALEEVIAHRNAGWYWLHTYAIMPDHVHLLIKLNNTCRSLGRVVGVLKSAILHKVRRSGEDFQWQESFYDHILREGEDSGKIADYILANPERAGLVASGESYPFCGMVDRRW, from the coding sequence ATGCCGAAGCACAAAAAGTTGACTCGCCTCTCGGGATTCGACTATTCCGCCCCGCGATCATATTTCGTGACCATGTGCGTTCTTGGCCGCCAAAAGATATTTGGAAAGCCCAAAGCGGCGGGGATCGCACTCGAAGAGGTTATAGCGCACCGCAACGCCGGCTGGTACTGGCTCCATACGTATGCGATCATGCCAGACCATGTGCATCTATTGATCAAGTTGAATAATACTTGCCGCAGCCTAGGACGAGTCGTTGGGGTACTGAAGTCGGCAATTCTCCACAAAGTGCGTCGAAGCGGCGAAGACTTCCAGTGGCAAGAATCGTTTTATGATCATATTCTTCGCGAAGGCGAAGACAGCGGCAAGATCGCTGATTACATCCTCGCAAATCCCGAACGTGCGGGTCTCGTTGCCTCCGGAGAATCGTATCCATTTTGTGGAATGGTCGATCGCCGTTGGTGA
- a CDS encoding NADH-quinone oxidoreductase subunit A → MLFSPWAIVAVFFVVALVVAFAISAVPGIFTSKRPNRAKAEAYECGVPPTSAMIGRFPVRFYLVAMLFVIFDVEAASFYPWAVRLRDLGAFGLVEMVTFIVVLGVGYAYVWKKGGFSWR, encoded by the coding sequence GTGCTATTCTCGCCTTGGGCGATCGTCGCCGTATTCTTCGTCGTCGCGCTAGTCGTCGCGTTCGCCATCTCTGCCGTGCCGGGTATTTTCACGAGCAAGCGGCCGAACAGAGCGAAGGCCGAAGCCTACGAATGCGGCGTCCCGCCGACATCTGCGATGATCGGCCGGTTCCCGGTCCGCTTCTATCTCGTCGCGATGCTGTTCGTCATCTTCGACGTCGAAGCGGCTTCGTTTTACCCGTGGGCTGTCCGGCTGCGCGATCTCGGCGCGTTCGGGCTCGTGGAAATGGTGACGTTCATCGTCGTGCTGGGCGTCGGCTACGCATATGTATGGAAGAAAGGCGGTTTCTCATGGAGATGA
- a CDS encoding tetratricopeptide repeat protein, producing MDSKQNDQELAKLREAAGDGATDPADRMAAAELLAEAGSVAEAVPAFLNAGRDFMDAGDIDNARSCFVRAAALEPKNYDALFEIGRADLADGKRDDALAKFVEVLRKTSLRHMPALFETGCLYESLGKYDEAILAFKRIVERDKTHVDGLDHLGRVHQAKNLKTEAVSYYNLAADAAFAAGRTADARRCANASLALEPENAKAKGMVASIKAAPAPEAAPAAKPQQKPAAAAPAPAAAAPAPAAAPASAATAQPAAAPAQPQAAAPAAPAAPTPAAAAPPPARPVDESATLSSTLPAEVFLLEQQSEAMSRLAQAKSEVAQAFKKRLAVEEEIKAAKAALEALERERGTVEGRLGQLKAEIEAASQAKAAEDASLAKLAADVQKVRDELAALAALPNDVAAIRAKIDAVAGQVGKANETLAASQARAEQVMAETGAVETNVKDLQNKFAAARQGADAVEKQLIGLLEQTRGVHAAAKTAADQATVIQADVTALKAMAAELSSARSRLEADAKSVEVKHAEAVAALQRVEAIRAARLGQAAPAASPAPRPAQAAPAKPAAAAAAPAPAESAKKTNGTATAVAPQGGLASEADALRASRNFAAAVDKYKGALALDATNVSARYGLGLALSELGKPADAIVALRPLESDKSYGVLARTALANAMRAGGDVDGAEACLSQALELTGYPEDQYRHALYALAALHESKGDPDSLGLALWSYEEIVSGDPGFSDAAARVEKIKAVLAGPGSRNGAK from the coding sequence ATGGATTCAAAACAGAACGATCAGGAACTCGCAAAGCTGCGAGAAGCCGCAGGTGACGGCGCTACGGATCCGGCGGATCGAATGGCCGCGGCAGAACTTCTCGCCGAGGCCGGTTCGGTTGCCGAAGCCGTGCCGGCGTTTTTGAATGCAGGCCGAGACTTCATGGACGCGGGCGACATCGACAATGCGCGCTCGTGCTTCGTCCGCGCCGCGGCGCTCGAGCCGAAGAACTACGACGCGCTCTTCGAGATCGGCCGAGCCGATCTCGCCGACGGCAAACGCGACGACGCACTGGCCAAATTCGTCGAGGTGCTGCGCAAGACGAGTCTCCGGCACATGCCCGCGCTGTTCGAAACCGGCTGCTTGTACGAATCACTCGGCAAGTACGATGAAGCGATTCTCGCGTTCAAGCGAATCGTGGAACGCGACAAGACCCATGTTGACGGACTCGATCATCTCGGCCGCGTCCATCAAGCGAAGAATCTAAAAACCGAAGCGGTTTCCTATTACAATTTGGCAGCCGACGCCGCGTTCGCGGCCGGACGAACGGCCGATGCGCGCCGATGTGCAAACGCAAGTCTCGCGCTTGAACCCGAGAACGCAAAAGCGAAAGGCATGGTCGCGTCGATCAAGGCCGCGCCCGCGCCGGAAGCTGCGCCTGCGGCAAAACCGCAGCAGAAGCCGGCCGCCGCTGCGCCCGCTCCCGCCGCAGCTGCGCCAGCTCCGGCAGCTGCGCCCGCCAGCGCCGCGACCGCACAACCAGCCGCAGCACCGGCACAACCGCAAGCAGCCGCGCCTGCGGCACCAGCTGCGCCAACACCGGCAGCAGCCGCGCCGCCTCCGGCACGACCGGTCGACGAGAGCGCCACACTAAGCTCGACGCTGCCCGCAGAAGTTTTTCTCCTCGAGCAGCAATCTGAAGCGATGTCGCGCCTGGCGCAGGCGAAATCGGAAGTCGCGCAAGCCTTCAAGAAGCGACTTGCGGTCGAAGAAGAGATCAAGGCTGCCAAAGCGGCGCTCGAAGCGCTCGAACGCGAACGCGGCACCGTCGAAGGCCGCCTCGGACAGTTGAAGGCCGAAATCGAAGCGGCCTCGCAAGCCAAAGCCGCTGAGGACGCCTCGCTCGCCAAACTCGCCGCCGACGTGCAGAAAGTGCGCGACGAACTGGCCGCGCTTGCCGCATTGCCGAACGACGTGGCGGCGATCCGCGCGAAGATCGATGCTGTCGCCGGCCAGGTCGGCAAAGCGAACGAGACGCTTGCGGCCTCGCAGGCGCGCGCCGAACAGGTCATGGCCGAGACCGGTGCGGTCGAAACTAACGTCAAGGATCTGCAGAACAAGTTCGCGGCTGCGCGCCAGGGGGCAGACGCCGTCGAGAAACAGCTTATCGGTCTGCTGGAGCAGACCCGGGGCGTGCACGCCGCCGCAAAGACGGCTGCCGATCAAGCCACGGTGATCCAAGCGGACGTCACCGCCCTGAAGGCGATGGCGGCGGAACTTTCAAGCGCGCGTTCGCGCCTCGAGGCCGACGCGAAATCAGTCGAAGTGAAGCATGCAGAAGCGGTGGCCGCGCTGCAGCGAGTCGAAGCGATCCGCGCCGCGCGATTGGGACAAGCGGCGCCCGCTGCGTCACCGGCTCCGCGACCTGCGCAAGCTGCACCGGCAAAGCCTGCCGCGGCCGCTGCGGCCCCGGCTCCGGCGGAGTCGGCAAAGAAAACGAACGGTACCGCAACCGCAGTCGCTCCTCAAGGCGGGCTCGCATCCGAGGCCGACGCGTTGCGTGCATCGCGCAACTTCGCGGCAGCCGTAGACAAATACAAGGGAGCTCTCGCGCTCGACGCGACAAACGTGAGCGCGCGCTACGGATTGGGGCTCGCGTTGAGCGAGTTGGGCAAGCCCGCCGACGCAATCGTCGCGCTTCGTCCGTTAGAGAGCGACAAATCATACGGCGTGCTCGCACGCACAGCGCTCGCGAACGCGATGCGTGCCGGCGGCGACGTGGACGGCGCCGAAGCTTGCCTTTCACAGGCACTCGAATTAACCGGCTATCCGGAAGACCAATATCGTCACGCGCTCTATGCTTTAGCCGCGCTCCACGAGAGCAAAGGCGACCCCGATTCGCTCGGACTTGCGTTGTGGTCGTATGAGGAGATCGTTTCGGGGGATCCCGGCTTTTCCGATGCGGCTGCGCGCGTAGAGAAGATCAAAGCCGTGCTCGCAGGGCCTGGAAGCCGCAACGGAGCGAAATGA